The segment ATATATTCCTTATAAATTTGTCTCAATCTGGAAAGTCATACTATGTAAGAAAGAACAGTCAATTATTTTAAACTTTCCCTTGTTTTAGAGGTATTCTTTTTATCGTGAACCTTCCTCTTTTCCATTACTATTAATTCAAGTTCTTTTTTGGTATCAGGATGCAAGATAATTTTATCGGAAAGGTTTAGAGTAGGCTCTTTAATTTTCCTTCCCCATTTTCTAGATATGGCACGCCAATCCCAAACCATTTCTAATAGATATTTTCGTGGCATCGGTAATGCCTGTTTGGCATTCGGATTTACAACCCAATACTCCATGAAGAAGCCAAGCATACTTCCATTTCATTTCATCTTCAGCACTTAGTTTCTTTTCCGAAAAAAATTTCTTCGCATATGGAAAGAACCCTTTCGGTGAAAACTTAGGTAAATCGTGGGTAATTCCTTGTATATATAAACCTTCTGTCCAACATTCTACTAGGACATTTAGTTTATGGTTAAGGATATATACTAGATTTCTCCAATAGACCTTTAACATAATACAATCCCCCTGCTAAACTTTTATTCATTCTAGCATAAAATTCCATTTTGTTTCTCACAATAGCAGTCTCGTAAACTTGTGATAGAAAACTTGAATTATACTAAAATATGGATTACTATCCAGATGAAGGTATAGGGTGGTGAATTTATGTTGTTTTTCTACTTTATTGTAATTCCATTATTAGGAGTTCTATGGTTTTTAACGTTCATTTCATTTTTAAAGAACTTAAAGAATGGTAAAAGCATTCACAATCAAACCATTATAGGTGCTGTTTTAACTTTTATTTTCTTATTTGCACTAATGTACAGCTTCGTTGGAGGACTTTAACAACTAATAGAAAAAGACAAACCTGTTTAATACGGTTTGTTTTTTTATGCTATTCCTCTCAACGAATTGACGGCTGTATTATTTGGTTTTGACACATTGAAATAAGCATTTGTTCTTTTCTGTTTGTAAATGCTACGTAATTACCAAGTTCAAGCTACCTAAACCAATAGCGGTGGTTAACAAGATATTTCGTAGCAACATCTTGTTAACGCGCAAAGTAAGTTTTTAAACGATTATGAGTGTTATTGACGTGTTAAATATGATAAATCCCCAAACTTTTTGTCAATCGTTGCTGTGTCTGTACATAACAAAGCAGACGGAAGAACATACTCACCTATCACAGTGTCAACTTCGTCTGCTTTGATACACCCTGTTCCTGCTTTACGAGCAATTACAACTTGCTATTTTTATGATACCCCTTCTCTTCATAGGGCTTCAATATTTCAAACCATTTCTCTTTCATCTTCTCCAGCTTTTGTTGATACTTTCTTAACTCGGTTAATTCCGTTACGATTTCTTCTTCTGGCTTAATTTTCTCAAGAACATCAAAGGAAAACATTTCATGTCCATGTTTGTTCCAGTCGTTTTGTAAAGCTCTATTTTTATGGTTATTGAACTTTAATTCAAATTTGTGTCGATTAAATATCCCCCTTAAATCCATACTACTTCCCATAAAGATTTTTCCATTCTGTTGATTTTTTATTTGATATACCCCCATTTCTGTGTGCGTTTGCTTATAGTGTTGTTTTTGATATTTTCTATCGTCCTTCATTGCTCATCCTCTTTTCTCATTATTTATTTCTCCCCATTGCCTGACTCCATTTTGTCTAAGAACACGTCAATCTTGTTCATTTTCTTCGTGAAGAGTGGAAACTAATTCATAATACAATTCAAAAATGTTTACAACTTATCGGCGTAATTTATGTCAATTATAAACTTTGACGTATTTTATGTCAATATTTTTTAAGAGCGTATCTAAAATACCCTTCAATTAAAAAAGACACCTCTTAACGAAGTGTCGTGTACGATTGTATTGGTTTGGAATAAAGTTTGATCAAAAACATCCCACAAACTTTAATATTATCGCTAATAAAAAGAAGCCATTTTGAAAAAAGATTGATCAAAATGGCTTCTTTTCTAGTAAATCTAAGTTTGGTTTTATAAAAAAGTATGATCATTTTTATGATCCTTATTTCATAAAAGCGCCCTTTTATTGAATAACATATGAGATTCTATTAGTAGGTTCACTCAAGTTAGCTTTTTAAAAATCATATACCTTTTATTTAAATCTCACACACTGTAATATATCATATAGTCTAATTCTTTTTATTTAGAATTTCTTGTAAGATTAAAACTTCCTTTTTTACATCTTGCTCATTGTAGTATACATTTGGGAGAATTAAATCTTCATCGTAAGGTGAAAACCTTGCAGTTAATTTGCTTAAATTACTGAAAAGTCTATACTCTAAATCATTTAACTCTTCAAAATCTATTTCATTATTAAAAATGATTGTAAACTGCTCACAAAAAGTTTTAATATCATAATTCTCCTTAGAATATTCACCTAAAAGATAATATAGTTTTCCCTTCGGATTCATTTTGATCCCCCTATTTCATTTTAGGTATAGCTGGTAAAGGACCCTTTGCTTTTCTAACATACTCAAAATGGAATATTATTAGCCACTTTTTGTTTCTTCTATTATAGACTAGTTTAAAAATATGGCCCTAAAATAAAAAGCTGAGCATATCTGAATTTCAGATTTGCGCCCGAAAGCCGAAGACTCGAATTCGAGATAATATAAAGTTAATTCTAGTTTTTATCAATTCCCAAGGTTAAAGTTTATAACATTCCCCTCTGATAAATCCTTTGTTTGTCTAATTATTTGAGAACATAGATTCCAATATACAACCATATCTCCTTTTTCTAAATTAGATATTGTATCTTCCCCACCAAGGAACAATAATACTTTATAACCTATACACTCATCAGGTGAAAGGTCCATTGGTTGTTTAGAAAGCCATTCATTATAAAAAGACGAAGCCAAACATGCATCATGATATATAGGGATTTCTTCATTATGAAACTCAGTAAAGTTACATGGAATTTCTAACATCTACTCCTTATTGCTTTGTCGTATCCTTTATAACAAAAGAAAAATCATTATATATTTTATTACTCCACGATTAGACCAAATTCTAGAGTAGTCTCTATTTTTTGTTTATCCAATCCCCCTCGGTTAGATATTACAAAGGAATTGTTATTTAATCCATGTTTGCTTTAATACTTTATGATAGGTTTCTGTAAATTCTGTAATGTATTCTTTAAAAACCCCTAGTTCTTTGATATACTCCTGCTCGACTTCATTAATTTGATACTGAATAATACCACCAAGAGCCAAGTCGTATTCATCATCAATAGAATATAAAATGCGATATTTATTCTCCCACGATAATCCTGTTTGAACTAGGAGTCTAGATGTTATTCTGATCGCCCTCTCTATTGACAACTGTTCTTTTTGTATCTTATAAAATATAATTGATAAGACCATTTTTACAAAGTGCTCTTCATCTTCTATCTTACTTAATTCAAATAACTTTCCCTGTATATCATCAATCTTCGATTTCGACATTATTGAAGTTTCTATTAATTCTATTGGAGGATGATCAATTGCTTCAATCACCCTATCACACCATTCAATGACTTCATCTTTACTCCATATGCCACATCCAATTCCTAAATAATAAATTCCCGTGAGTGACTTTAAGTAGGTCAATTATTTCACCGTCCTATTTTATATACACTATCTCAAAGCTAGCATCAGAAGGGGCTTCTCTATTTAAGAAAAGCGCCCGATCGTATTATAAGGTCAACCGGAGTTATTATATATCTGGTTAACCTATTTTTTATAGGTTATTCTTTAGGTAGTCGGGGTAGGACGTGAGCGCCCGTGGGACTTGATCCCGTCGGCTATACTGTCCACCCCCTACTTGTAGAAACATGTTTGAGGCTGGTTGGGGCAGAGACCCCGCATAACAAGCGAAGCTATGACACTACAAGAAAGACAGGGGCTACCGACAAATCTACTAAAAGGAGATGTGATACCGTATGGATCCAGTGATTGGCCTGGATGTCGCAAAAGGAGAAAGCCAAGTTCAAGCTTTCCTGGCAAGAAAGCAACCCTTCGGAAAGACCTTTAAATTTAAGCATGATACCAATGGATTACGTGATTTTTTTAGTTTTTTCAAAGAGGTGGAAAGCCACGCTGAATTAAAACCTGTCATTGTTTTTGAATCTACAGGTCACTACCATGAACCTATTTTACAGTTTCTCGAGGAAAAAAGGATTACGTACTATTTAGTGAATCCCGTTGTTTCTTACGAAACGAAAAAAAGTAGTCTTCGAAAAGTGAAATCAGACCCAGCTGATGCGAAACATTTATGTGAGATGTATTACAAAGAAGACTTAGTTGCCTATCAACGAAAGAACATTCAAACGATGAATCTGCGAAATCTGAATAGACAACACGATTCTTTAACACGGAACTATGTACAACTGAAACTTCAGTTTCAAACGATACTAGATCATGTATTCCCTGAATATAAAGGGGTTTTTAGTAATTTGTATGCGCCTTTATCCTTAAAAACGCTATTCCTATTCCTCTATCCTACTTCTCATGAAGTATTAAAAATACCAACGGAAGAATTAGCTACGGAAATGCATGGTATAGGAGGAAAAAGATCGTATGGGTGGTTTTATGAAAAGGCTTTGAAGTTAAAAGAGTCGGCAGAACGGAACCCATTTAAGAAGACACTGTATCAAAGCCATTTGGTTACGCTAAAAATGTATATTCAAATGCTTCTTCAACAACGTGAGTTTCTGAACGTACTAGAAAAGGAAATCGAATCGTTAGCGATGGAGTTTGAGGAATATGAGATTCTTACATCCATCCCAGGGATAGGGACTAAAATAGCAGCGACACTTATTTCAGAAATAGGCGATGTCACGCAGTTTAGTCACCCGAAAAAACTAGTAGCTTATGCCGGGATTGACCCAAGGGTTTACCAATCTGGTAAGTTTACAGCTACAATCAATCGAATTACCAAAAGAGGATCTACTAAGCTCCGTCAAACACTCTATACAGCTGTTCAGTGTGGATTAACCAATAATCGAAATGTAAAGATACGAGCGTATTATGACAAAAAAAGAAGTGAGGGCAAGCCTCACAAAGTAGCTATCATAGCTTGTGCCAACAAGCTATTGCATTGGATTTATGCCATATTAAAGCATAAACGAAAATTCACCGCATAAACCAATACAATTAATTACACAACTTACAAAAACTTCAATTAGCAACATTGAAGCTTCTTTGTCATGCATATTTTATTATATCACCTTAAATTTGGTATAATCACTTAAAAAGTATTGACTTATATTAGCTGGTATAGCTGAAGGCTTGAATTCGAGATAAACTTAAAAGAGATTAGTAACAAGCTTCAAGAAAAGACCAAGTAATGTAACAAGCTAAAACGAGATAAATTTGATGCTTTGCCAAAGTAGTATACTAAAACCAACGATTACAAAGATGAGACTCCCAATCATTGACTTCTTATCACCTTTTCTTTTCTGTTCAATAAAATCAAACAAACCCTTAACAATCCAAAAAATTATCATCACAAACCAACCAATGTAGTCATTAAAGGATGATTCATCAAATAAATACCTTGCAGAAATTAAGAGGATGGTAGCAAGAGTGATGTTTCTGAAAATTACCCATTTCGACTTCTCTAATGATGCGTTCTTCTTCAATTTAACCCTCCTATTGGCCCAACTTTCTTGTAGGACTTTTTCTATCTATTGGTATTGAAATCTCTTCTTTATACTGAAAAGCGCCTCTTAAGATAATCATATCTGATAAGATAAAACGGTACCATCAATTCTCTCAGTAGCTATAGCATCAGAGATTCCTTTTTTCCATTGCCATTTATTTGACATCTTTTCAAGTATGCTTTCTGCTTTATCAATATCAATAACGTTTAATGTTTCTAAATTATATCTAATTACAAACCAGCCATCAATTTTAAAATACGGAATATTTTCCATTAATTCATAAGTAGTTATAAAGGGCTCTATCTTCCTTTTTAACTCTTCAAATATTTCTAATGACTCGTTCTTACTTTTACATTCTATAAATAAAGGAATTGAAATCAATTACTTAGTGCCTCCTATAATTTATTATGAAATATTGTTCTATCATTTTAGCATATAGTACTATTTTGATTTTGTATCATCTCCAGTTCAAGTCTTCAAGAATATGGACCAATACATAAAGAAAGAGCCCAACTCATACTCCTGAATTGCGCCCTTATTCTGAAGACTTGAATTCGAGATAATCTATAATTTAATCTGCCACTAAAGCGAAGTTTCGTTTAATAACTTTTCTCCTGCTTGGTATTAAGCCTTGGTATAATCGAAATACTCCCTTTCTTTATTAGTCCAAAAAGTACAAATCCAATTACACCGCCTAGAGTATTAATAATTAAATCGTCTACATTAAACCCTCTACCCATTATTATTCCTAAATAAGGAAAAAAGAATTGAATAGTTTCAATAGTAAGACTTACAATAAATACAATTAAAAATGTTGTAGATATTCGTTTCACTTTATACAATAAAGACAAATAAATACCTAGAGGCATGAGCATAATCAAGTTGAAAAATGTTAACTTCAAAGAATTCCAAAAAAACCAATCTAAACCATAAGTAAGATACATACTAAACAGGTCACCAATAAAATAAAATGGGATTAATTGAGTAGTTGGTAGAAAGTCATTTTGAGGCGGGAGCACGATACCCCCAGTAGTAAGTTGAACTACATTTAGTAAATAGACAACAAAACTATAAAAAATCAGTCTCCTTACTATATCCCTAGATTTATTAATAATAAAATCTACAATAATATACAATAATAAAAATAAAGACCCGCATGCAACAACATCATACACTGAATACAAATTACTTCCCCCTGTTTCTTTTTTTACTCTACTCTCCTTTAACATAATACCGATTATTTCAAAACCACTCAAATCTTACAACAACTTTTTCCAACATAATAAAAGCGCGATGTTAGATCATCGCGCCCTTATGCTGAAGACTTGAATTCGAGATAATCTTAAAATATTTATTTTAATCTCCCTTTTTAACAATCTGTTAATTAAATAGGAAGAACTTAAAAACTATGTCCATACCTCACAATATGGCTGCATTTTTTTAAATATTTCTACCTCATTTTCAAGTACTTCAGTTCCTTCAATACTTAATATTTTCAAGCAATCTAGATTATATATAGGCTCAAGTGTTGTTATAGGGTGGTCTGGAACATATAACTTTTCAAGTTTGTTTAAGCCTCTTAAAGGTTCAAGTGTATTGATATAGTCCATTGGTGAAGATAAATCGAATTCCTTCAAATTTTTAAGGTGAGAA is part of the Bacillus spongiae genome and harbors:
- a CDS encoding GIY-YIG nuclease family protein, whose product is MKDDRKYQKQHYKQTHTEMGVYQIKNQQNGKIFMGSSMDLRGIFNRHKFELKFNNHKNRALQNDWNKHGHEMFSFDVLEKIKPEEEIVTELTELRKYQQKLEKMKEKWFEILKPYEEKGYHKNSKL
- a CDS encoding T6SS immunity protein Tdi1 domain-containing protein, with amino-acid sequence MLEIPCNFTEFHNEEIPIYHDACLASSFYNEWLSKQPMDLSPDECIGYKVLLFLGGEDTISNLEKGDMVVYWNLCSQIIRQTKDLSEGNVINFNLGN
- a CDS encoding protein kinase, whose protein sequence is MTYLKSLTGIYYLGIGCGIWSKDEVIEWCDRVIEAIDHPPIELIETSIMSKSKIDDIQGKLFELSKIEDEEHFVKMVLSIIFYKIQKEQLSIERAIRITSRLLVQTGLSWENKYRILYSIDDEYDLALGGIIQYQINEVEQEYIKELGVFKEYITEFTETYHKVLKQTWIK
- a CDS encoding IS110 family transposase → MDPVIGLDVAKGESQVQAFLARKQPFGKTFKFKHDTNGLRDFFSFFKEVESHAELKPVIVFESTGHYHEPILQFLEEKRITYYLVNPVVSYETKKSSLRKVKSDPADAKHLCEMYYKEDLVAYQRKNIQTMNLRNLNRQHDSLTRNYVQLKLQFQTILDHVFPEYKGVFSNLYAPLSLKTLFLFLYPTSHEVLKIPTEELATEMHGIGGKRSYGWFYEKALKLKESAERNPFKKTLYQSHLVTLKMYIQMLLQQREFLNVLEKEIESLAMEFEEYEILTSIPGIGTKIAATLISEIGDVTQFSHPKKLVAYAGIDPRVYQSGKFTATINRITKRGSTKLRQTLYTAVQCGLTNNRNVKIRAYYDKKRSEGKPHKVAIIACANKLLHWIYAILKHKRKFTA
- a CDS encoding VanZ family protein yields the protein MYDVVACGSLFLLLYIIVDFIINKSRDIVRRLIFYSFVVYLLNVVQLTTGGIVLPPQNDFLPTTQLIPFYFIGDLFSMYLTYGLDWFFWNSLKLTFFNLIMLMPLGIYLSLLYKVKRISTTFLIVFIVSLTIETIQFFFPYLGIIMGRGFNVDDLIINTLGGVIGFVLFGLIKKGSISIIPRLNTKQEKSY